The genomic region CCATGAGGTCTGGTGATGAGCCGGACGAATCGCTCCAGGTTTTCCCGGTCCAGTCCGAGGTCCTCCAGACTCAAATGAGCCGAACCCTTGTCCAGGAGCCTCAGAACCAGCCTTTCTCCTTCTGAGGTCGGAATGACCGAAACACGGACGTCAATATTGCGTTCGGCCACGGTAAAGTTGAAACGGCCGTCCTGAGGCAGGCGCTTTTCAGCGATATCCAGTCCGGCCATGACCTTGATGCGCGATGACAGGAAAGGCAGGTAGTGCCGGGGCGGAGCGAGCCGGTCATAGAGGATGCCGTCAATGCGGGCCCGGACATTGACCACGCCGGGGCCGGGTTCGATATGGACGTCGCTGGCCTGCTCGGACACGGCCTGAAAGAGAATGCGATTGACCAGTTTGATGACCGGCGCGGCGTCATCCGAGTCAATCAGGTCCGGGATATTTTCGAGATCCGCGCCCAGGAAGTCTTCATCCTCGGCCACGATCTCATTGAGGAGGTCATCGGCGGTGTCCATGCTTTCGGAGAAAATCATGTTGAGGGACTTGAGGATCTCCTCCTCCGGCGCCACCACGACCTCAATCCGTTTGCGGAGCGTAAAGGCCAGCTCATCGGTTGGCTCCAGGGCCAGGGGATTTGACACGGCCACCACGACCTTGTCCTCGGCGGCCTGAATCGGCACCAGCCGGTTCTTCCGGGCCCAGGCCACGTCCAGGCTCTTGATCAATTCCTGCGGAAGCTGAACCTGAGGCAGACGATCATGGAAAGGGATACCCAGCCGTCCGCACAGGGCCTTCAACTCCCCCGGCCCCCCGGTGCGGGCATTTTCAGCCAGGTTCATGGTTGTTGACAGCTCAGAATCCTCCATTTCTTATTCCAGGCGCCTGCTTGAAAAACCATCGCCTTTTCAGACCCGCCTCTCAGAAGGCGGGTTATTCCTTGAGCATCTCGAGGGTCTTCTTGAGCTGCTCCTTCTTTTCCTTTTGATGGATTCGGCGCGCTTCCTCGGCCTGCCTCTGTTTCTCCAGCGTTATTTCCCTCAGTTTATCCGGGCTGCGGATGATGGTCGGGGTGAGGAGGATGAGGAGATTGGTTTTGTCGCCCGTGTCGGACCGGGCTTTGAACAGCCAGCCCATGACCGGCACCTGGCCGAGACAGGGGACCGCGCTCTTGGTCTTCTGGGTGTTGTCACGAATCAGGCCTCCGATGACCACGGTCTCACCATCAGCCACCATGACCGTCGTCTCGGTCTCCCGTTTGGTGGAGGTCACGGCCCCGGTTTCCGTCTCGGCCACGAAATCTTTGATCTGGAGGAAGACTTTGAGTTTCACAAACTGCCCTTTGCTGGTCTGGGGCGTAATCTTCAGGGTGATGCCCAGGTCCTTAAAGTCAAAGGTCCTGGTAACCTGTCCCTGGTCCAGGGTCGAGCTTTTAAGAAAGGGACGTTCCTCGCCCACGATGATGGTGGCTTCCTCGTTGTCCATGGTCAGCAGATGGGGGGTGGAAAGGATGTTGACCTCGGAGTCGGTCTGCAGGGCCTGAATGAGCAGACCGAGGTTCAGATAAGCCACTCCCCCGAAACTCAATGTTCCCCTGGCCGCCCCCAGCACCAGGCCGGACGGGCCGGACAGCGGCTGGGCAGCCATTTGATTCAGGTAACCCTGGGCGCTTGTTCCTGTGGGGAGGTTGGTCCCCCCGAAGATGGTGGTGGCCTTGGAATCCGGCGCCGGGATGTCAAGGGCGCGCCATTCCGCTCCCAGGGTGAGGGTTTTGCGGAAGGAAAGTTCCATGATCAGCCCTTCCACCAGGACCTGGGCCCGCTGGATGTCCAGTTTTTCAATAATGGAGCGCAGAACCATGTAATCCTGCGTCTCAGCCCGGATGATGAGCGCATTGGTGGACTTGTCGGCCACAATGGTCACCGACTCCTGGAGTAAGACCCGGCGGGGCGGGGCGCCCCTTTGCGCTTCGGTCCTGGCCGGGACGTCTTTTCCGGCCAGGTCAGTCAAGACCTTGGCCAGGTCTTCGGCCAGGGCGTTTTCCAGGAAGTAAACGTGGACCTTGGCCGCGCCTCTGGGGGCCGGTGTGTCCAGCTTCTGCACCAGCTCCTCGAAGAGCACAAGCTGGCTCGGTCGGGCCATGATGATGAGGGTGTTGGTCCGCGCATCGGACACAATGTTGAAGGCCTGCCAGGCCGGAGGCTTTCCTTTGATCCTGATCAGCTGCTCAAGCTCCCTGGCCAGGTCCCGGGCCGAGGCGTGCTTGAGAGGAACCAGCCTGAGCCGCGCCCCTTCTCCTTCCACGTCAATGGCCTTGATGATCCCCAGGAGGCGGGAGATGTTGGAAGCGTAATCGGTGATGATGATGATGTTTCCCACGTCATAGGCCATCATGACGCCGGTCTTGTCCAGAAGAGGCGTCATGAGCTTGCGCATCTCAACGGCGTTGGCATGCTTCAGGCGGACGAGCTGTGTGATGACGCGATCCTCTTTTTTGGAAGGTAAAAGAACCCGGCCGCGGGTCTCGATGGCCTTGGTCCTGGCCTTGAGAGAAGGGATGATCTTGATGTAACTTTCATAAGGAACCGTGGTAAAGCCGTAGACTTCCAGCACGGACTCAAAGAGCCGGTAGGCTTCCACCGGGGTGACTTTGGTCGGGGAGAAGACGGTCACCTTGCCTTGAACCTGTCGGTCAAAGATAAAATTCTTACCCAACAGTTCACTGATGAATTTAGCCACCACCCTCAGGTCCACGTCCACAAAGTCAATCGTCACCTTGCGCTCAGAAGACAACCGCGCCTCCCGTCCAATTTCCTCAGCTTCGGCAATGCGGGCCGCTCGAGCCAGCCAAGGCAGGACCAGGATCAGGCTTAAAACAATTACAAAAATAAACGTTCTTTTCATCTTCACTCTTTTTCCGATGCGTGCCGGGCTGGCGCGGCCTGGCGGAGAAAGCGGTCAAACTCCGGCAGGTCAGCCAGGCCCTGTAAATCTTGATCACCAGCGGCCCATTCCCGAACCGCGGGGTTGACCTGGGCCGCTTTAAGCAGAAAAGCCATGGCTTTGGGCTTCATACCTTTTTGGGCGAACAAACAGGCCAGGTTGTACGAGGCGTCTGCAAAGTCCTGATCCAGATTCAAGGCAGCCTTGAACTGGGCTTCGGCCTGGTCGAAAAGTTTTCGCCTCAAGAATATGACACCAAGGTTATTGTGCCCTAATTTATTATCCGGGTCAATCTTCAGGACCCGGGTGTACATCTCCTTGGCCTTATCCAGGGTTTTATCGTGAAAGAAAAAAATATTCCCGAGGTTCAGGTAGGCCTGGGCCAGGTTGGGGTTGAGACGCAGGGCCTGGCGGTACTCGGAGACCGCCTCGCTGTACCGCCCCTTTGCCTGGGCCGCGCGGCCCAGATTGAAATGCTTAACGGCCGCCTCAGGGTCCCTGACCGGCCTGGCTGCAACCCGAACGGCCTGGGGCGGCGAGGCCTTGGTCCGCGCTTTTAGGCCGGGTTCGTCACGCCGGGGGGCGGTTTCAGCAAGCTGCGTCCTGGCCCGGGCCGCGGCCTTTTTCTTTATGACGCCAGGCGTGGGCCGCGCTTTGAGGGGACTGGTTTGCGGCGCGGCAGCTTTTAACAGTTTTTTGGCCGGGGCCGCCTTTTCAGATTCAGACGGTTTGAGCAGGCTTTTTGCGGCCGGGCTTGCCTTGGCCGAGGCAGGCGCAACCGCACCGGCGGTCTCAGCTTTGGCCAGGGTTTGTGACTTTTCAGCCAGCGGAGCCTCGGTTTCCCCGGGGCGGAGGACGAGCCAGGCCGCAGCCCCTGCCGCGACGGCCAGAATGACGATCATACTCAGGAAAGGGGCCCTGGAACGCGGTTTCTTCAGCGGCAGGTCTGCCTGGGGCGGATTCAGGACCTGGCCCGAGGCTTCATTCATCCGACGGGCTCGTCTCAAGGCGTCGTGGATAGAACTCATGCTAGAAAGAACCCTTCAATTTGGTGTAACTCAGGTAAGAGGCCAGGATAACCAGAAGAAAAAGCAAGGCCGCCGGGATAAGGCTCTTATTTAATGCTCCGGCGAAAGAGCCTGTCCAGACCGGCCGCCGCGCTTGACCCGCCTGCTCGGTTCGAGCCTGGCGCACAGCCCCGGGCTTGATGAGATGGGTTCCCCGGGCAAATGCCACCAGAAGCGCCCGATCGCAAAGCGCGTTTATCTGCCGTGGCACACCTCCTGAATAACGATGAATGAGACGGTAGGCCCTGGATTTGAACCTGACCAGGCTTTGAGGCCCGGCTATGGAGATGCGGTGATGGATGTAACGAACCGTATCCTCATATTCCATGGGCGAAAGATGGCAGCGCACCGTGATGCGCTGGTTCAGCTGCGCCAGGTCCGGACGGGCCAGAGTGCGAGTCAGCTCAGGTTGACCGACCAGAATGATCTGAATGAGCTTGTCGGTTTCCGTCTCCAGGTTGGACAGCATGCGGATTTGCTCCAGGACCGGCACTGACAAATTTTGAGCCTCATCAATGATCAGGACGGCATTGCCTCCCGAGGTCAGCTCGTCAATGAGGAAACGATTCAAGGCAGCGATCAGAACCTCCCGGCTAGAACCTTCGGCTGAAAGGCCGAAATCAAGGTTGATGGCCCGGAGCAGCTCGATCTCGTTCAGAAATGTATTGAAGATCAAAGCGGTTCTGGCCCGTTCGTCCAGACGCTCCAGCAGCAGCCGGGTCAGGGTCGTCTTTCCGGCCCCGACGTCTCCGGTAATCAGGATGAACCCCTTACGCTGGTCAATCCCGTAGAGCATATGCTCCAGGACCTCCTGGTGGCCCGGGCTGAGGTAAACGAACCTCGGGTCAGGGGTCAGGTTAAATGGCGGTTCGTTGAACTGAAAAAACGATTCGTACAATGAGACACCCTACTTGAGCGTATAAGTAAAGGTCGCCGGACGGCCCCGCCGTTCAACTTCCAGGGTCACGGTGTCAAGCTGAGTAATCTGCCGGTAGAGGCCCATGACATCTTCGGGCTGGCGAATGACGACCCCGTTGAGCTTGACGATGACATCGTTATTGCGCAGCCCAAACTGGTGGAAGATGCTGTTGGGGCGAATCGAGGACAGCCTGAAACCATGAGGCTGTCCGCCCTTGAGAAAAGGCTGGATATTGATCTGAGACAACAGGCTGTAAAGGTCGCCCATGTCCTGGTCGAGAATCTCCCGGCTGACCACATATTTGTTCAGGCCCACGGCCCGAGCTATCTTTGAGGTTTTGGTGCGGGAAACTGAGGCCGAGGCGCTTCTTCTGTATCGTGTTCGCGGGCTTGCCTTTGGTTCTTCGATCTGTATTCTCTGGATTTTACCATGAAGGCGCAGGAGGACTTCTCCCGGATTAATTTGAATCAACTCGGCTTGACCAACCATATCGCCGGGGCGATAGAGGTCCTGCTTTCTTGATTTGGCTGATTCCAGGATGGCGAAAGACAGTTCTGGCAGCTCGTTGATGATCGTTCCCTTCAGGTTGAATTCGTCACTGGCTTCAGCGGTTTCCGTTTCGAGCGCAGGCTCCGGCGCGGACAAGGAGGCTGATTTTTTCGTCTCCAAGGCAAACATGTTGTTCTGAACAATGGCCTCATATTCGGTCAGGGTGTGGAGTCTGGGAGACCGGCTCGCCGCGATTTTGACCGAGGTCTGGCTTCTGGCTCTGTCTTCCAGGCGATGGGCCAGGAGGGTCGCGCCCAGGTGAACCCCGGACCAGACGATCAGTCCCAGGATCAGGAAATGCGCCAACCAGATATAATGCTTGGTCGAGACGGTCATTTGCCTTTTGATTTCAACTTGAGATTTTAAACTTATTCATCATCATACCACAAATTTTCATCCGGGGTAGCCACCTTTGCCAAACCGGGTCCTTTTTCCTGGCTCATCAGTCATTTTTAAACCTCCCCGTACTTTATCTTCTAATATTTAGCCTTTTATCCCGCTTGTAAATCCGCCTTGACGCCATCGGAAGGTGTGTGATATTGCTTGAGGAAACTTCCCGGCCAAAAGGCCTACCAGCGATGAATGCTGAAAGGGGAAGGATACATGTTTCACATCATTTTTAGATATAAGCGTACCACGGTTTGCTATCAGGTTTTGTCAGAAACAACTATCATTTAAATTCAAATCTATATTCCCAGGTATAAACTACTCAGGAGGAGAAAATTATGGAATCGAGACCTTGGATCAGGCATTATGATTACAACGTACCACCTACGATTCGTTATCCCCGCTTAACTTTGCCAGATCTTCTGCAGATGCCTGTCAACGCCTATCCGGACAAAGCGGCTATTGATTTCCTGGGAACGGAGATGACCTTCTGGGAGCTGCGCCAGCAGGTTCTGCGCCTGGCCAATGCTTTGGGAGCCCTGGGCGTGACCAAGGGTGAGCGGGTGGGCATTCATCTGCCGACCAGTCCGCAGTATGTTATTGCCTATTTTGCTACCGTCTCACTTGGAGCGATCGTGGTGAACCTCAATCCCATGTATACATCAGATGAACTCAAAGCCCTGGCCGAAGACACGGGCATGACTTCATTGATAACCTTTGATATGGTTCTGCCCAATGTCCGAACCCTATGTCAGTCTGTTGAACTCAAGCGAGTCATCGTGACCAAAGTCACCGATTATATCAAAGGCATGCCTCCCAGCACCGCGGAAAGCCTTGAGTTTGAACCCGGGTGGCACCATTTTTCCACCCTGATCGAAAACTGCACCGACACCAGGCGGCCCAGGGTGGAGCTCAAGCCGGAAGACCCGGCCACCCTTCAGTTCACCGGAGGCACGACCGGCGTGCCCAAAGGCGCGATCATCACCCATTTCAACCTTATCGCCGCCACGCTCCAGTGCTCCCTCTGGGGTAACGCCACCCTCCTCAAGAAGCCGCCGGACAGCCACAATGTCCTGGGAGTCCTGCCTTTCTTCCATGTATATGGAATAGTGGTGGTCATGAACTGGGCCCTGTTCAACGCCGCCACCCAGATCCTTGTTCCCCGGTTTGATCTTGATGAGTTCATGGATATCCTGGGCCGGTATGAGGAAATCACTTTTTTCCCGTCGGTAGCGACCATGATCAACGCCATCATAAATCACCCCAAGGCCGAGGAATTGAACCTGGGTAAAAAGTTTGGTGTATTAAACTCCGGCGCCGCTCCTATCGCCGTGGAACTCATCGAGCAGATCAAGGATATGGGAATCTTCTTCAGTGAGGGTTGGGGCATGACCGAGACCACCTCCCTGGGCATCTCCAGCCCCCAGATGGGCCTCAAAAAGGTCGGCAGCATTGGCATCCCCTTCCCTGATACAGACATACGGCTCGTTGATGTGGAAGAAGGCAAGGAAGACGTGAAAAAGGGAGAGCCAGGCGAGATCATGATTAAAAGCCCCCTCATCATGCAGGGCTACTGGAACAACCCCGAGGAAACAGCCAATCAGCTCAAGGATGGCTGGCTTTACACCGGCGACATCGCCGTCATGGATGAGGATGATTACTTCTACATCGTAGACCGCAAGAAGGATATGATCATCGCCGGCGGATACAATATCTATCCCCGGGAGATAGATGAGGTGCTTTATCAGCATCCCAAGATTGCGGACGCGGTCGCGGTGGGGGTTCCTGACAAGTACCGTGGTGAGACGGTCAAGGCGTACGTGGTGCTCAAGGAAGGGAAAACTGCCACCGAGAAAGAGATCATCAGCTTCTGCCGTGAGAGGCTGGCGGCTTTTAAGTCCCCCAAGGTCGTTGAGTTCCGAGAAACCCTTCCCAAATCAACCGTGGGCAAGATCCTGCGAAAAGCCCTCCGGGATGAGGAGGCGGCTAAAAAGAACGAAAAGGATTAATTTTAACCAAGGGAACTTGTTGTCAAAAGTTCTCCCTCATGCATTAGAGCAGATGGGGTTTCAGATTATTAAAGATGATTTGATGACCTTGAGCATTAACATGCACTTCATCCAAGGAAATCTTTTCCAAATCAACATTTTCATCAAAGGGAATCACAAGCTCAACGTTTGGAAATGAATCGGCTACCTCCCGATAAATACTATTATACAGATTTACATTTTCCATAATATATGGGCTTTTACTTAAAAATAATTTTGTAGCCTTTGAGATTAAAAGAACAATAACTTTTACACCCGTTTTTTGAGCTCTTCCAAAGTAATTAATCAGGTTCGCTCTAAAGTTATCAGGACTGACATCTGTGATCTTAGGATTTCTGCCACGTTTTTTCTTTATAAAATTTACATAGTTAAGCCTAAATCTGCTCGGGATTATCCGATTCAGAAAGAAATATTCAAAACCTGTTTTCTTAAATAGTCGCGGCGCACACTCAGCCATTCCGATCTGCATGATAACCAGGTCCGGCTCGTAAATTTCCAAGAGATCCACGCCGCCGCCGCCCTCGGTGACAAGCCTCAAGGTGGTGGAGCCGCGATCCGGCCTGTCTAAAAAATCATAATCAGGAAACGCTTGTTTGACCAGGGATATCCAGGTCTCCTCATATTTCACGTCAGGCCTTGGCATGGCCATTGAATCAGCAATGATCAGAATCCTTTTCCCCTTTTTCATTTCCACCCATTCCTTACATCAAAGATTTGCCCGATTCTGCCTGATACACCAATTGCAGGCAACCCTCACTTCAACCTTTCTTTTAAGTAAGTGAACCGTTTTTGCGTGCGATCGTTTCTGATTCCAATGGCCAGAGCCCCTTTCGAACCTACCAGCACCACCAGCTCTCGACCTCTAGTCACCGCGGTATAAATCAGATTCCGTTGTAGAAGTAAATAATGCTGAGGCAGGAGGGGAATGACCACGGCCGGATATTCAGAACCCTGGGATTTGTGGATGGAGATAGCATAAGCCAGGACGATCTGGTCCAGGTCTAGGTAATTGTAAACCACGCTTCGTTCATCAAAAGCAATCCTCACCTCCTGCATTTCCTCGTCAATACCGACGATCCGGCCGATATCGCCGTTAAAAACCTCCTTATCATAGTCATTGCGGATCTGCATTACCTTATCCCCGACGCGAAAGACCTTTCCCCCGCGCCTGAGGCCATCGTCCCGGGGATTGAGGGCCTCTTCAAGCTTCAGGTTCAGGTTCTCTGTGCCCACCACGCCTCGATGCATCGGGGTTAGTACCTGGATGTCTTCCACCGCATCGAAACCAAAACGATTTGGGATGCGATCTTGGGCCAGTTCGATGATGATTCTGAGAACTTCCTCCGGATCATCCTGCTCAATGAAATAAAAGTCGTCCAGTTCTTTTTTAGGAGGCCTGAGGTCAGGCAGCAGGCCTTTGTTGATTCTGTGCGCATTAACGATGATCGAACTTTGTTTGGCCTGGCGGAAGATTTCACTCAGGCGAACCACAGGCACCGCCCCGGAAGAGATGATATCCAGCAGGACATTTCCTGCACCGACAGAAGGAAGCTGATTCACGTCCCCGACCAGGATCAAGGTTGCTGCTGGAGGAATGGCCTTCAAAAGGTGATACATCAATGTTACGTCTATCATTGAGGCCTCGTCCACGATCAGCAGATCGCTCTCCAGCGGCTCCCGATCGTTTCTCTGAAAGCCTCCTTTTCGAATGTTGTATTCAAGCACGCGGTGGATGGTCCTGGCCTCGAACCCGGTGGCCTCACTCATGCGCTTGGCCGCCCGTCCCGTGGGAGCGGCCAGCTGGATAGAGACGCCGATCCTTCTGAAAATTTTTATAAGAGCATTGATTAAGGTCGTTTTCCCGGTGCCCGGCCCACCGGTGATGACCATGATTTTATATCTGGTCGCGTACTTGATAGCTTCGATCTGTCCTTTAGCCAGGCGGATGTCAAGCTGCTGCTGCACCCACCCAACGGCCTTGCCGGCGTCAATCTTTCGTATGGACTTTGGGGTGAAGATAAGGGATGTTAATCTCTCAGCCACACCCGTTTCACTCACATAAAACGCTGCCAGATAAACTGCTTTGTTTGCCTCGCTAGAACCCTCCAGTCCGTTCAGTTCTTCGATGACGATTCGCTTCTGGATAGTGAGAGCTGCAAAGGCCTCCAGGATGATCTCACGGTTCACCTTCAGGATGTCCCGGCATTTTTGAATCAGCGGATTATAAGGGTAAAAGACGTGCCCCTCATCGGCGAGTTGATTTAAAATATAAATGACGCCCGCTTCAGCCCGTAACGGTGATTCCCGGGGGAAACCCAGCTTTTCAGCAATTAAGTCAGCGGTCACAAAACCGATCCCAAAGATGTCCGAAGCCAGACGAAAAGGATTTTCCCGGACAACCTGAATGGATTGATCGCCGTATTGCTTAAAGATCTTGGTGGCGTAACCTGAACTCACATCATGGGCCTGAAGAAAGAGCATAACCTCGCGAATTTCCTTTTGTTCCTCCCAGGCCCGCTGGATCATAATTATGCGTTTCCTGCCGATTCCTTCGACTTGGGCCAGCTTTTCAACTTCATTTTCGATCACTTCCAGTGTTTGTTCGCTGAATTTTTTGACAATCCTCCCGGCCATGACCGGGCCGATGCCTTTGATGAGGCCGGAACCCAGATATTTTTTCATCCCGCTGATCGTCGCCGGAACTTCGGTCCTGTACTGCGCCATCTTGAATTGCTCGCCGAATCTCGGGTGGTGCATCCATTCACCCTTCATTTTAATGACCTCACCGGGCTTGGGCGCCATCATGTTCCCCAATACGGTCACCAGATCCCGGCGGCCACTGACCTTGACCTTGGCAATGGTGAAGCCGTTTTCCTCATTAAAAAAAGTAATTCTTTCGATCTGGCCCTTAA from Deltaproteobacteria bacterium harbors:
- the gspE gene encoding type II secretion system ATPase GspE; protein product: MNLAENARTGGPGELKALCGRLGIPFHDRLPQVQLPQELIKSLDVAWARKNRLVPIQAAEDKVVVAVSNPLALEPTDELAFTLRKRIEVVVAPEEEILKSLNMIFSESMDTADDLLNEIVAEDEDFLGADLENIPDLIDSDDAAPVIKLVNRILFQAVSEQASDVHIEPGPGVVNVRARIDGILYDRLAPPRHYLPFLSSRIKVMAGLDIAEKRLPQDGRFNFTVAERNIDVRVSVIPTSEGERLVLRLLDKGSAHLSLEDLGLDRENLERFVRLITRPHGIILSTGPTGSGKTTTLYAALSRLNTKELNIITIEDPVEYNLPGVGQIQVNTKIGLDFARGLRSVLRHDPDVIMIGEIRDAETAEIAIQSALTGHQVFSTLHTNDASSAVTRLVDMGIEPYLVSSTVTGVLAQRLVRILCLQCREPYQPSPETLARAGLHGTSWDETPVFRARGCPDCLQTGYRGRTGIYEFLVLDDAIQGTLVHSPEANVIRKVALKAGMKTLLSDGLDKVRRGTTSLEEVLRVTSA
- the gspD gene encoding type II secretion system secretin GspD, which produces MKRTFIFVIVLSLILVLPWLARAARIAEAEEIGREARLSSERKVTIDFVDVDLRVVAKFISELLGKNFIFDRQVQGKVTVFSPTKVTPVEAYRLFESVLEVYGFTTVPYESYIKIIPSLKARTKAIETRGRVLLPSKKEDRVITQLVRLKHANAVEMRKLMTPLLDKTGVMMAYDVGNIIIITDYASNISRLLGIIKAIDVEGEGARLRLVPLKHASARDLARELEQLIRIKGKPPAWQAFNIVSDARTNTLIIMARPSQLVLFEELVQKLDTPAPRGAAKVHVYFLENALAEDLAKVLTDLAGKDVPARTEAQRGAPPRRVLLQESVTIVADKSTNALIIRAETQDYMVLRSIIEKLDIQRAQVLVEGLIMELSFRKTLTLGAEWRALDIPAPDSKATTIFGGTNLPTGTSAQGYLNQMAAQPLSGPSGLVLGAARGTLSFGGVAYLNLGLLIQALQTDSEVNILSTPHLLTMDNEEATIIVGEERPFLKSSTLDQGQVTRTFDFKDLGITLKITPQTSKGQFVKLKVFLQIKDFVAETETGAVTSTKRETETTVMVADGETVVIGGLIRDNTQKTKSAVPCLGQVPVMGWLFKARSDTGDKTNLLILLTPTIIRSPDKLREITLEKQRQAEEARRIHQKEKKEQLKKTLEMLKE
- a CDS encoding tetratricopeptide repeat protein — its product is MSSIHDALRRARRMNEASGQVLNPPQADLPLKKPRSRAPFLSMIVILAVAAGAAAWLVLRPGETEAPLAEKSQTLAKAETAGAVAPASAKASPAAKSLLKPSESEKAAPAKKLLKAAAPQTSPLKARPTPGVIKKKAAARARTQLAETAPRRDEPGLKARTKASPPQAVRVAARPVRDPEAAVKHFNLGRAAQAKGRYSEAVSEYRQALRLNPNLAQAYLNLGNIFFFHDKTLDKAKEMYTRVLKIDPDNKLGHNNLGVIFLRRKLFDQAEAQFKAALNLDQDFADASYNLACLFAQKGMKPKAMAFLLKAAQVNPAVREWAAGDQDLQGLADLPEFDRFLRQAAPARHASEKE
- a CDS encoding AAA family ATPase, encoding MYESFFQFNEPPFNLTPDPRFVYLSPGHQEVLEHMLYGIDQRKGFILITGDVGAGKTTLTRLLLERLDERARTALIFNTFLNEIELLRAINLDFGLSAEGSSREVLIAALNRFLIDELTSGGNAVLIIDEAQNLSVPVLEQIRMLSNLETETDKLIQIILVGQPELTRTLARPDLAQLNQRITVRCHLSPMEYEDTVRYIHHRISIAGPQSLVRFKSRAYRLIHRYSGGVPRQINALCDRALLVAFARGTHLIKPGAVRQARTEQAGQARRPVWTGSFAGALNKSLIPAALLFLLVILASYLSYTKLKGSF
- a CDS encoding PDZ domain-containing protein — translated: MTVSTKHYIWLAHFLILGLIVWSGVHLGATLLAHRLEDRARSQTSVKIAASRSPRLHTLTEYEAIVQNNMFALETKKSASLSAPEPALETETAEASDEFNLKGTIINELPELSFAILESAKSRKQDLYRPGDMVGQAELIQINPGEVLLRLHGKIQRIQIEEPKASPRTRYRRSASASVSRTKTSKIARAVGLNKYVVSREILDQDMGDLYSLLSQINIQPFLKGGQPHGFRLSSIRPNSIFHQFGLRNNDVIVKLNGVVIRQPEDVMGLYRQITQLDTVTLEVERRGRPATFTYTLK
- a CDS encoding long-chain fatty acid--CoA ligase — encoded protein: MESRPWIRHYDYNVPPTIRYPRLTLPDLLQMPVNAYPDKAAIDFLGTEMTFWELRQQVLRLANALGALGVTKGERVGIHLPTSPQYVIAYFATVSLGAIVVNLNPMYTSDELKALAEDTGMTSLITFDMVLPNVRTLCQSVELKRVIVTKVTDYIKGMPPSTAESLEFEPGWHHFSTLIENCTDTRRPRVELKPEDPATLQFTGGTTGVPKGAIITHFNLIAATLQCSLWGNATLLKKPPDSHNVLGVLPFFHVYGIVVVMNWALFNAATQILVPRFDLDEFMDILGRYEEITFFPSVATMINAIINHPKAEELNLGKKFGVLNSGAAPIAVELIEQIKDMGIFFSEGWGMTETTSLGISSPQMGLKKVGSIGIPFPDTDIRLVDVEEGKEDVKKGEPGEIMIKSPLIMQGYWNNPEETANQLKDGWLYTGDIAVMDEDDYFYIVDRKKDMIIAGGYNIYPREIDEVLYQHPKIADAVAVGVPDKYRGETVKAYVVLKEGKTATEKEIISFCRERLAAFKSPKVVEFRETLPKSTVGKILRKALRDEEAAKKNEKD
- a CDS encoding SGNH/GDSL hydrolase family protein, with the translated sequence MEMKKGKRILIIADSMAMPRPDVKYEETWISLVKQAFPDYDFLDRPDRGSTTLRLVTEGGGGVDLLEIYEPDLVIMQIGMAECAPRLFKKTGFEYFFLNRIIPSRFRLNYVNFIKKKRGRNPKITDVSPDNFRANLINYFGRAQKTGVKVIVLLISKATKLFLSKSPYIMENVNLYNSIYREVADSFPNVELVIPFDENVDLEKISLDEVHVNAQGHQIIFNNLKPHLL
- a CDS encoding ATP-dependent RecD-like DNA helicase codes for the protein MLADLKGQIERITFFNEENGFTIAKVKVSGRRDLVTVLGNMMAPKPGEVIKMKGEWMHHPRFGEQFKMAQYRTEVPATISGMKKYLGSGLIKGIGPVMAGRIVKKFSEQTLEVIENEVEKLAQVEGIGRKRIIMIQRAWEEQKEIREVMLFLQAHDVSSGYATKIFKQYGDQSIQVVRENPFRLASDIFGIGFVTADLIAEKLGFPRESPLRAEAGVIYILNQLADEGHVFYPYNPLIQKCRDILKVNREIILEAFAALTIQKRIVIEELNGLEGSSEANKAVYLAAFYVSETGVAERLTSLIFTPKSIRKIDAGKAVGWVQQQLDIRLAKGQIEAIKYATRYKIMVITGGPGTGKTTLINALIKIFRRIGVSIQLAAPTGRAAKRMSEATGFEARTIHRVLEYNIRKGGFQRNDREPLESDLLIVDEASMIDVTLMYHLLKAIPPAATLILVGDVNQLPSVGAGNVLLDIISSGAVPVVRLSEIFRQAKQSSIIVNAHRINKGLLPDLRPPKKELDDFYFIEQDDPEEVLRIIIELAQDRIPNRFGFDAVEDIQVLTPMHRGVVGTENLNLKLEEALNPRDDGLRRGGKVFRVGDKVMQIRNDYDKEVFNGDIGRIVGIDEEMQEVRIAFDERSVVYNYLDLDQIVLAYAISIHKSQGSEYPAVVIPLLPQHYLLLQRNLIYTAVTRGRELVVLVGSKGALAIGIRNDRTQKRFTYLKERLK